From a region of the Chitinophaga caseinilytica genome:
- a CDS encoding BT_3044 domain-containing protein → MRKSYWSCLAAAAILMSACEKDATQGELYKKQVYMVRSGVLSADVMFGAENPAFVSVYVSGVAPNDRDVNVGVEVVPRIVDSLNDIATTGTTLYTPLPAANYKISNMSVTVKSGEEYARLPFTITTNGLDAKKDYVLPVSIARSSEFEIVQDKKWVLYHLVFNNQFSGAYSMTGLLGSESIGKEKTLRAMSENSLEMYADKVFEDTVNAKYNILLTLAADRSVTLTSAMEITATGVNKYLPDTKTFLLDYTYKDPVSGELKRVQETLVKLAQP, encoded by the coding sequence ATGAGAAAATCATACTGGTCCTGCCTGGCCGCTGCCGCCATCCTGATGTCGGCCTGCGAGAAAGACGCCACGCAGGGAGAATTATACAAAAAGCAGGTGTACATGGTGCGGAGCGGCGTGCTGAGCGCGGATGTCATGTTCGGCGCCGAAAACCCGGCCTTCGTGAGCGTGTACGTAAGCGGCGTGGCGCCTAACGACCGTGATGTGAACGTGGGGGTGGAAGTGGTGCCCCGCATCGTGGATAGCCTCAACGACATCGCAACTACCGGCACCACGCTGTATACGCCGTTGCCTGCGGCCAATTACAAGATCAGCAACATGTCGGTTACCGTGAAATCGGGTGAGGAATACGCCCGTCTTCCATTCACCATCACGACCAATGGCCTCGATGCCAAGAAGGATTATGTGTTGCCGGTCAGCATCGCGCGGTCGTCGGAATTTGAGATCGTCCAGGATAAGAAATGGGTGCTGTATCACCTGGTGTTCAATAACCAGTTTTCCGGCGCTTACAGCATGACCGGCCTTCTCGGTTCGGAAAGCATCGGGAAAGAGAAAACCCTGCGCGCGATGTCCGAAAATTCGCTGGAAATGTATGCAGACAAGGTGTTTGAAGATACGGTGAATGCGAAATACAACATCCTGTTGACGCTTGCGGCCGACCGGTCAGTGACGCTGACTTCCGCCATGGAGATTACCGCAACGGGTGTCAACAAATATCTGCCGGACACGAAAACTTTCCTGTTGGACTATACCTATAAAGACCCTGTAAGCGGCGAGCTGAAGCGCGTGCAGGAAACGCTGGTGAAGTTAGCACAACCTTGA
- a CDS encoding RagB/SusD family nutrient uptake outer membrane protein — translation MKPFFRLLFVSAAMLAVSQMTACKKFLDVRPYLNDLMNMDTVFAKSSYATSYLYDIYNYIPDESDFFRVSGTPWVPASDEAVQVWKRADLPASYIAAGEYDATTGYYNFWTNLYRGIRSANIFIHRVDEVKDMSQGEKQDKKAQARFLRAYFYFCLIQQYGPVIIAPEKPLEFSQPIEELMLARSTYDSCVNYVAKELTEVAELLPLSTSPTTIGQPTKGAALAVKSRLMLYAASPLFNGNTEYGGFRTAKGVPFISQQFDDGKWAQAAAAAKAVIDLNQYELYTTPKVPETAKLPANVPAGSYPDGAGDIDPFLSYRDMFAGGDVLASKNREAIFVRSVNSLNNTIQFCMPRQTDSWNGGGATQKLVDAYYMRDGRTKDNASVDYPYSENGYTATADEFTRSGVFKMYANREPRFYASIGFTGFFWKGTSAAKDWRKNFVVEYYRDGNEGKAGGDYPLTGYSIQKYIHPEDSYTWEGASRSRKVFMLFRMGEVYLNYVEALNELSAAHMVNGKEYKRDLAEIAKYFNRIRFRAGLPGLSPEELGSAASLRTAIRRERQIELAFEGRRYFDTRRWKIAPLEDAKPVTGMNTEITKANKDQFFVRTIAKEAVRKFSLKQYLWPIPKPDINKNQSLVQNPGW, via the coding sequence ATGAAGCCATTTTTCCGCCTCCTTTTCGTATCCGCAGCCATGCTGGCGGTATCGCAAATGACGGCCTGCAAAAAATTCCTGGACGTTCGCCCGTACCTGAACGATCTGATGAACATGGACACCGTGTTCGCCAAATCTTCTTACGCCACGTCTTACCTCTACGACATTTACAATTACATCCCCGACGAATCCGACTTCTTCCGAGTATCCGGAACGCCCTGGGTGCCCGCGTCTGACGAAGCCGTGCAGGTATGGAAACGCGCGGATCTGCCAGCATCCTACATCGCAGCCGGCGAATACGATGCTACCACGGGGTATTACAACTTCTGGACGAACCTGTACCGCGGGATCCGCTCGGCCAATATTTTCATTCACCGGGTAGATGAGGTGAAGGATATGTCGCAAGGGGAGAAGCAGGACAAGAAAGCACAGGCGAGGTTTCTGCGCGCCTACTTCTATTTCTGCCTGATCCAGCAATACGGCCCGGTGATCATTGCGCCGGAAAAGCCGCTGGAGTTCAGCCAGCCGATAGAAGAGCTGATGCTGGCCCGTTCCACCTACGACTCCTGCGTGAATTATGTAGCGAAAGAGCTCACGGAAGTGGCGGAACTGCTGCCTTTGAGCACATCGCCGACTACCATCGGGCAACCGACGAAAGGAGCTGCCCTGGCGGTGAAATCGCGCCTGATGCTGTATGCCGCCAGCCCGTTGTTCAACGGGAACACGGAGTACGGCGGGTTCCGCACGGCCAAAGGTGTTCCGTTTATCAGCCAGCAGTTCGACGACGGCAAATGGGCACAGGCCGCCGCGGCCGCCAAAGCCGTGATCGATCTCAACCAGTATGAGCTGTATACCACGCCCAAAGTGCCTGAAACGGCGAAGCTGCCTGCGAATGTGCCTGCGGGCAGCTATCCGGACGGCGCGGGAGATATCGATCCGTTCCTGTCTTACCGCGATATGTTTGCCGGTGGAGACGTGTTGGCCAGCAAGAACCGCGAAGCCATCTTCGTCCGCTCCGTCAATTCCCTCAACAACACCATCCAGTTTTGCATGCCGCGCCAGACCGACAGCTGGAATGGCGGCGGCGCCACGCAGAAGCTCGTAGACGCTTACTACATGCGCGATGGCCGTACGAAAGACAACGCCAGCGTGGACTATCCCTACAGCGAAAACGGGTACACCGCTACGGCAGACGAGTTCACCCGGTCGGGCGTGTTTAAAATGTATGCCAACCGCGAGCCCCGTTTCTACGCATCTATCGGCTTCACCGGATTTTTCTGGAAAGGGACGAGCGCGGCGAAAGACTGGCGCAAAAATTTCGTAGTGGAATATTACCGCGACGGGAACGAAGGAAAGGCCGGCGGAGATTATCCGTTGACGGGCTATTCGATCCAGAAATACATCCACCCGGAAGACAGCTACACCTGGGAAGGTGCATCCCGGTCGCGGAAAGTTTTCATGCTGTTCCGCATGGGCGAAGTGTATCTCAATTACGTGGAGGCCCTCAACGAGCTAAGCGCCGCGCATATGGTGAATGGCAAGGAATACAAGCGCGACCTGGCAGAGATCGCGAAGTATTTTAACCGCATCCGTTTCAGGGCGGGCCTGCCGGGATTGAGCCCCGAAGAGCTGGGTTCCGCCGCATCGCTGCGCACGGCCATCCGTCGGGAAAGGCAGATCGAGCTGGCGTTTGAAGGCCGCCGGTACTTCGATACCCGCCGCTGGAAAATTGCCCCGCTCGAGGATGCGAAGCCCGTTACCGGCATGAACACCGAGATCACGAAAGCCAACAAAGACCAGTTCTTTGTGCGCACCATCGCGAAGGAAGCCGTACGGAAGTTTTCCCTCAAACAATACCTCTGGCCCATTCCGAAACCCGATATCAACAAGAACCAGTCGCTCGTCCAGAATCCGGGATGGTGA
- a CDS encoding LicD family protein yields MQKYMLSIQKNNGILVALEKNGQRTIIDRPVEPLIAVDEKYQDEEWGVGLSDFEIEYFRANWQAISHFLLQKEKKWCIIVEDGVAVNCSDDMLEDIASQIPDEVDVFFPFGRKPEEAQLKVHPSIMGYFWGSQIYFISKGGAKKLMQLCPLIRQPFDEELLNLSIDNKLSISYDEIDIFTYNYSLSPSYLARRQVVHNKLFNYPAWTADTKQMARDLLRKTCLEADEAAVKLVLHGGTLLGAIRHDAIMPWDDDIDLGIHHHDIEKLLAQLDKSGTLKHKLIHANFRGNPSIFYKIWDENGINIEGYDYKFPFIDIWLYFEDGKAMYYKEWPSFNPDLYFPLKKTEFEGSDLWMPVNPTGFLDFLFRDWREMIVVYPFCHSKERYAFKPLSYAIQVDELGKLIEY; encoded by the coding sequence ATGCAGAAATACATGCTTTCTATTCAAAAAAATAACGGCATCCTCGTGGCATTGGAAAAGAACGGTCAGCGAACCATTATCGACCGTCCCGTGGAGCCCCTTATAGCCGTCGACGAAAAATATCAGGATGAAGAATGGGGTGTCGGGCTGAGCGATTTTGAAATCGAATATTTTCGTGCCAACTGGCAGGCTATATCACATTTTCTATTGCAAAAGGAAAAGAAATGGTGCATAATAGTGGAGGATGGAGTAGCAGTCAATTGCAGCGACGATATGCTGGAAGATATCGCTTCACAGATTCCTGATGAAGTAGATGTCTTTTTTCCCTTCGGCCGCAAACCCGAAGAAGCACAACTGAAAGTACATCCCTCCATCATGGGTTACTTCTGGGGAAGCCAGATTTATTTCATCAGCAAAGGAGGTGCAAAAAAACTGATGCAGCTTTGCCCTCTCATCAGACAGCCATTTGACGAGGAATTACTCAACCTTTCCATCGACAACAAATTATCTATCAGCTACGATGAAATAGACATCTTCACTTACAATTACAGCCTGTCGCCCAGCTATCTTGCCCGCCGACAGGTTGTCCATAACAAGCTTTTCAACTACCCGGCCTGGACTGCCGACACTAAACAAATGGCCCGCGACCTGTTGCGAAAGACTTGTCTGGAAGCTGACGAAGCCGCCGTCAAACTCGTCTTGCACGGAGGTACGCTACTGGGCGCCATCCGGCATGACGCCATCATGCCGTGGGACGATGATATCGATCTTGGCATCCATCACCACGACATTGAAAAACTATTAGCTCAGCTTGATAAATCAGGAACACTGAAACATAAGCTGATTCATGCGAACTTCCGCGGTAACCCTTCCATTTTCTATAAAATCTGGGACGAAAATGGGATCAACATCGAAGGCTATGACTACAAATTCCCATTTATCGATATTTGGCTGTATTTCGAAGATGGAAAAGCCATGTATTACAAAGAATGGCCGTCATTCAACCCCGACCTGTATTTTCCCTTGAAAAAAACTGAGTTCGAAGGCAGCGATTTATGGATGCCGGTAAACCCCACCGGATTCCTCGATTTTCTTTTCCGGGATTGGAGGGAGATGATCGTAGTATATCCTTTCTGTCATTCGAAAGAACGCTATGCCTTCAAACCACTATCATATGCTATCCAGGTGGATGAACTTGGCAAGCTGATCGAGTATTGA